One stretch of Alcaligenes faecalis DNA includes these proteins:
- a CDS encoding autotransporter outer membrane beta-barrel domain-containing protein: MKLTKLYAALALAIAPLSAHALEDRAVTDASGRTVFIARFFDMGDGPFDERHNTSYWSWQGHEAYKNEIVDGIGYWTEILQTQGANPPTIINIGTINMPGNAYGGSPTANDGQSALTQMQQSIFGLSPAEGTLPLGGHGFFGLGQDDYASNPAFTQTPLTGKDSVLLTAIHEVAHGLGVTSHVINKGDNYDIQPYFTSQLTSWAQLLRDDNGNPAQADQKILCNGCDTSYDPDAFDLRQDKGFLIGANIEQVLAGGLRGVPVKILGEDGSIDNNFMSHIELRNSVMSHQRYRNYSGFMEAELAALQDLGYTIDRANFFGRSIYGDGLELVNTQGFFARNAEGTQYLPGQYNQSTLGLGLHIYGSNNQVRQAADLLAAGSGGAGIRIDGENNTLVIDSGVKIYADGLNGQGIQFAYGRGHTLVHRGDIQATGSQGVGLRFDFGTNSLGNVVERRGSYIRSIKGVDQALLPELNGPLVQQADISGRVAGQEAAILISDNAYVGRINLMQGAQIEGDIISHYAERDNNNQLRLTTLSFGQAADTMGRSIDQPDATFHLSYAGNITGKDNLTLSFDGGTTKLDGTLQVHSATIQEAATLGGNASFDLASGQALINAGTLTPGNSIGGIQVNGDFQQTATGQLVAEFDGKGGHDTLAVSGNADLAGALKLTPLADWYQNSWSVDTGSFVEAASYNGSFDATQITAVSPTLQFDAAPLGNERYRLSATRADNAYSQYGRNDNQREAGKALFKLAAAGTAPAQALFQTLDFSATDGSQIPAALDQISPAGYSAAMAASLMHERSIMQTARQGLSQSMLRPGTDWQGYALVFGSSGDQNTRGSMLGYDANSYGLIVGAGRALESAPDLAVGAQLDVSDLSVKPDAPYSGKSKATAFGLAAHLQYRPGTREGLFAFSGLRLGLEQADMRRQIAIGDYQATHSSDWTGRNLSIDAGTGYLWQLSPSFSVGPFASMNYALVSRPSVDESGNDATRLHLNSKRVDALRSSLGMTAEWNRDLADGSKLAVNLDLGWNHEWLDRDLTQTARFAIASTDTAFNTRNSVLPRDTMSVRTGLTWQRSERLSIGTGISSQFGGGYSSLQGQVNLRWAF, encoded by the coding sequence ATGAAACTAACAAAACTGTATGCCGCCCTGGCACTCGCCATTGCCCCACTGTCTGCTCACGCCCTGGAAGACAGAGCCGTCACAGACGCATCGGGACGCACCGTATTTATCGCGCGGTTTTTTGACATGGGCGATGGCCCATTCGACGAACGCCACAACACGTCCTACTGGAGCTGGCAAGGACATGAAGCCTACAAAAACGAGATCGTTGACGGCATAGGCTACTGGACTGAAATACTCCAGACCCAAGGTGCCAATCCCCCAACCATCATCAATATCGGCACCATTAATATGCCAGGCAATGCCTACGGTGGCTCACCCACAGCAAACGACGGCCAAAGCGCATTGACGCAAATGCAGCAGAGCATATTCGGTCTGTCGCCAGCCGAAGGTACGCTACCACTCGGCGGGCATGGTTTTTTTGGCCTGGGCCAAGACGACTACGCAAGCAACCCAGCATTCACACAAACACCCCTGACTGGTAAAGACAGCGTACTCCTGACGGCTATCCACGAAGTTGCCCATGGGCTAGGCGTGACCAGCCATGTGATAAACAAAGGCGACAACTATGACATACAGCCGTATTTCACAAGCCAGCTGACCAGTTGGGCGCAACTGCTAAGGGACGACAACGGCAATCCAGCACAGGCAGACCAGAAGATTCTGTGTAATGGCTGCGACACCTCCTACGATCCTGATGCCTTCGACTTGCGTCAGGACAAGGGTTTTCTGATCGGTGCCAACATCGAGCAAGTTCTGGCCGGTGGCCTGCGTGGTGTTCCCGTAAAAATACTGGGAGAGGACGGCAGCATAGATAACAACTTCATGAGCCATATCGAGCTTCGAAACAGCGTCATGAGCCACCAGAGATACCGTAACTATTCGGGTTTCATGGAGGCTGAGCTGGCGGCTCTGCAAGACCTGGGCTACACCATTGACCGGGCCAACTTCTTCGGACGCTCGATCTACGGCGATGGCCTTGAGCTGGTGAATACACAAGGTTTCTTTGCACGCAATGCCGAAGGCACGCAATACCTTCCAGGCCAATACAACCAATCCACATTAGGCTTGGGCCTGCATATCTATGGCAGCAATAATCAGGTCCGACAAGCCGCTGACCTGTTGGCAGCAGGATCAGGCGGTGCAGGCATACGGATCGATGGCGAGAACAACACCCTTGTCATCGACTCAGGTGTCAAAATCTACGCCGATGGTCTGAACGGGCAAGGCATTCAATTTGCCTACGGACGTGGGCACACACTGGTTCATCGCGGTGACATCCAAGCGACCGGCTCTCAGGGCGTAGGCCTGCGTTTTGACTTTGGCACCAACTCGCTAGGCAACGTGGTCGAGCGACGTGGATCCTACATCCGCAGCATCAAGGGCGTCGATCAGGCCCTGCTCCCCGAACTGAACGGCCCCCTGGTTCAACAAGCCGACATTAGCGGACGAGTTGCAGGCCAGGAAGCGGCCATCCTGATTTCCGACAATGCCTACGTCGGGCGCATCAACCTGATGCAAGGCGCCCAGATTGAAGGCGATATCATTTCGCACTATGCAGAGCGCGACAACAACAACCAGCTACGCCTGACCACGCTGTCCTTTGGTCAGGCTGCGGACACAATGGGCCGCAGCATTGATCAGCCCGATGCCACATTCCACCTGAGCTACGCCGGTAACATCACAGGCAAAGACAATCTGACTCTGTCATTTGACGGCGGCACAACAAAGCTGGATGGCACCTTGCAGGTCCACAGCGCCACCATCCAGGAAGCGGCAACATTGGGCGGGAATGCCAGCTTCGATCTGGCCAGCGGTCAGGCCCTGATTAACGCTGGCACCCTGACGCCCGGCAACTCCATCGGGGGCATCCAGGTAAATGGCGACTTCCAGCAAACAGCAACAGGCCAACTGGTAGCCGAGTTTGATGGCAAAGGCGGCCACGACACGCTTGCCGTCAGTGGCAATGCGGACCTGGCTGGCGCGCTGAAGCTGACGCCTTTGGCAGACTGGTATCAAAACTCCTGGTCCGTCGACACAGGCTCGTTTGTGGAAGCAGCCAGCTACAACGGCAGCTTTGACGCCACACAGATCACCGCCGTATCGCCCACCTTGCAGTTTGACGCGGCACCCTTGGGCAACGAACGCTACCGCTTGTCTGCCACCCGAGCCGACAATGCCTACAGCCAGTATGGCCGCAACGACAACCAGCGCGAGGCCGGCAAGGCTTTGTTCAAACTAGCCGCCGCCGGAACGGCACCCGCACAAGCCCTGTTCCAGACACTCGATTTCTCGGCCACGGACGGCTCACAAATACCCGCTGCTCTGGACCAGATTTCACCCGCTGGCTATAGCGCTGCCATGGCCGCCTCCCTGATGCATGAGCGTTCGATCATGCAAACCGCCCGCCAAGGCCTGAGCCAAAGCATGTTGCGGCCCGGCACCGACTGGCAGGGCTACGCTCTGGTATTCGGTTCAAGTGGCGATCAAAACACGCGCGGGTCCATGCTTGGCTACGATGCCAACAGCTACGGCCTGATCGTTGGAGCCGGGCGCGCTCTGGAGTCGGCCCCTGACTTGGCCGTAGGAGCCCAGCTTGATGTTTCCGATCTGTCGGTCAAACCGGATGCCCCTTACTCCGGCAAGAGCAAAGCCACCGCGTTCGGCCTTGCCGCCCATCTGCAATACCGCCCCGGTACACGGGAAGGTCTTTTCGCATTCAGCGGACTGCGCCTGGGCCTGGAACAAGCCGATATGCGCAGACAGATTGCCATTGGAGACTACCAGGCCACGCACTCGTCTGACTGGACGGGACGCAATCTGTCGATTGACGCCGGCACAGGCTACCTTTGGCAACTGAGCCCCTCGTTTTCGGTAGGCCCTTTTGCCAGCATGAATTACGCCCTGGTATCCCGCCCATCGGTCGACGAATCGGGCAACGACGCCACGCGTCTTCACCTGAACAGCAAGCGCGTAGACGCCTTGCGCTCCAGCCTGGGGATGACGGCCGAATGGAATCGCGATCTGGCTGATGGCAGCAAGCTGGCCGTGAACCTGGACCTTGGCTGGAATCACGAATGGCTGGATCGCGACCTGACTCAAACAGCCCGTTTCGCCATTGCGTCCACGGATACGGCGTTCAATACCCGCAATAGCGTGCTCCCCCGCGACACCATGAGCGTTCGAACCGGCCTGACCTGGCAACGCAGTGAGCGTCTGTCGATTGGCACCGGCATCAGCTCACAGTTCGGAGGCGGATATTCGTCGCTGCAAGGACAGGTGAATCTGCGCTGGGCGTTTTAA
- a CDS encoding FecCD family ABC transporter permease, producing MKANLPYGLLLLLLGLILAVLVVFALGQGAYPLSGTEVLRALAAGFGSDPEAGQNQAVRVVWDLRLPRIAAALLVGAALSTAGAAYQTMFRNPLVSPDILGVSSGAGLGAILAIYLNFSLFGVQMAAFVGGLLAVGIVLSLARMLRHHPPILILVLAGMAVGTLLGAALSLIKILADPYSQLPSMTFWLLGGLSAVRSYEVWPAAMMVLACIVPVWLLRWRINVLALQDDEARSLGMPVSALRCLLIVCATLMTAVCVALAGIIGWVGLLIPHAARLLVGPDFSRLLPVCLLVGAAFLLLTDTLARSIGTLELPLGVLTALVGAPGFLLLLARGARQR from the coding sequence GGCTGATTCTGGCCGTACTGGTGGTGTTTGCCTTGGGGCAGGGGGCGTATCCCTTGTCCGGGACAGAAGTGCTGCGTGCCTTGGCCGCCGGTTTTGGTAGCGACCCGGAAGCGGGGCAGAATCAGGCCGTGCGCGTGGTCTGGGATCTACGTCTGCCACGTATTGCAGCGGCTTTGCTGGTGGGGGCGGCGCTCTCGACCGCAGGCGCGGCGTATCAAACCATGTTTCGCAATCCACTGGTTTCACCCGATATTCTGGGCGTGTCCTCGGGCGCAGGCCTGGGGGCGATTCTGGCCATCTATTTGAATTTCTCCTTGTTCGGCGTACAGATGGCAGCCTTTGTGGGCGGCCTGCTGGCAGTGGGCATTGTCTTGAGTCTGGCGCGCATGCTGCGCCATCATCCACCCATTCTGATTCTGGTTCTTGCCGGGATGGCGGTTGGCACCTTGCTGGGTGCAGCCTTGTCGCTGATCAAGATCCTGGCTGATCCATATTCCCAATTGCCTTCCATGACCTTCTGGTTGCTGGGTGGGTTAAGTGCTGTGCGCTCTTACGAAGTCTGGCCCGCCGCGATGATGGTGTTGGCGTGCATCGTCCCTGTATGGCTCTTGCGTTGGCGTATCAATGTCCTGGCGCTGCAAGATGACGAGGCCCGCTCCCTGGGCATGCCCGTCTCCGCCTTGCGTTGCCTGCTGATCGTTTGCGCGACCTTGATGACGGCGGTGTGCGTGGCCCTGGCAGGCATTATTGGTTGGGTCGGTTTGTTGATCCCGCACGCGGCCCGTTTATTGGTTGGCCCGGACTTCTCCCGTCTATTGCCCGTCTGCTTGTTGGTGGGCGCCGCCTTTCTCTTGTTAACCGATACCTTGGCACGCAGCATAGGCACGCTGGAATTGCCCTTGGGCGTGCTGACGGCCTTGGTGGGTGCTCCCGGCTTCTTGCTGTTGCTGGCTCGTGGTGCGAGGCAGCGATGA
- a CDS encoding 2,5-dihydroxypyridine 5,6-dioxygenase, protein MAVSDYQLIEAWQEVLRLSKLQAGQTVTLLTSSTTNQQTMQCAQIAAQSMGAVVNRLDLLPVNAEKALSRDPLAYLGTTPLTGNEAAIAALKASDLVLDLMTLLFSPEQIDILKTGTKILLAVEPPEILVRTVPTEADRARVTAAAALIKAAKEMSITSPAGTNLRCPLGEFPAIREYGFVDEPGRWDHWPSGFVLTWPNELGTNGTIVIDKGDILLPQKKYSSEQIILTVENGYATKIEGGIEAQLLDEYMKSFNDPEGYAISHIGWGLQPRCHWSTLGLYSRENTIGMDARAFEGNFLFSLGPNNEAGGNRTTACHIDIPLRNCTVSLDGRAVVRDGKVLDGGVGEYE, encoded by the coding sequence ATGGCAGTGAGTGATTATCAACTTATCGAAGCATGGCAAGAGGTTCTGCGCCTGTCCAAGCTGCAAGCAGGTCAAACCGTGACCTTGCTGACCAGCTCCACGACGAATCAGCAAACCATGCAGTGTGCGCAGATTGCGGCGCAATCCATGGGCGCGGTGGTGAACCGTCTGGATCTGTTGCCTGTGAATGCAGAGAAGGCCCTGAGCCGGGATCCTTTGGCTTATCTGGGCACGACGCCTTTGACTGGTAACGAGGCGGCGATTGCAGCGCTTAAAGCCAGCGATCTGGTTCTGGACCTGATGACCTTGTTGTTCTCGCCCGAGCAGATCGACATTCTGAAGACGGGTACCAAGATTCTGTTGGCCGTGGAGCCACCCGAAATTCTGGTTCGCACCGTGCCAACCGAAGCAGATCGTGCACGCGTGACCGCAGCCGCCGCTTTGATCAAGGCCGCCAAGGAAATGAGCATTACCTCTCCTGCCGGCACTAATCTGCGTTGCCCGCTGGGTGAGTTTCCTGCGATTCGTGAATACGGCTTTGTGGATGAGCCCGGTCGTTGGGATCACTGGCCTAGCGGTTTTGTGCTGACCTGGCCGAACGAGTTGGGCACCAACGGCACCATCGTGATCGACAAGGGCGACATCCTGCTGCCGCAGAAAAAGTATTCCTCCGAGCAGATTATTCTGACTGTGGAGAATGGTTATGCCACGAAGATCGAAGGCGGCATTGAGGCGCAATTGCTGGACGAATACATGAAGTCCTTCAATGACCCAGAGGGCTACGCTATCTCGCATATTGGCTGGGGTCTGCAACCGCGTTGTCATTGGTCCACGCTGGGTCTGTACTCGCGTGAGAACACCATTGGCATGGATGCTCGTGCGTTCGAAGGCAACTTCCTGTTCTCCCTGGGCCCGAATAACGAGGCAGGCGGCAATCGTACGACGGCGTGTCACATCGACATCCCCTTGCGCAATTGCACGGTCAGCCTGGATGGCCGCGCCGTAGTGCGTGACGGCAAAGTACTGGACGGAGGCGTTGGTGAGTACGAATGA
- a CDS encoding N-carbamoylsarcosine amidohydrolase, whose amino-acid sequence MSTNEGAVYAQQGFGSTLEPKAPYGLLIIDLVNGFADPAVFGGGNIPEAIENTQKLLATAREQGWPVAHTRIVYADDGADNNIFSIKVPGMLGLTEDAHNSHIVPELAPAPGEFIVRKNVPSAFFGTPLAAWLTQRGVQTLLVAGAVTSGCVRSSVVDAMQLGFRPLVVSDCVGDRAIGPHEANLFDMRQKYATVATREEAMKLIGV is encoded by the coding sequence GTGAGTACGAATGAAGGGGCGGTTTACGCTCAACAAGGGTTTGGGTCGACGTTGGAGCCTAAAGCTCCGTATGGCTTGTTGATTATTGATCTGGTGAATGGTTTTGCTGATCCGGCGGTGTTTGGCGGTGGCAATATTCCCGAGGCGATCGAGAACACGCAGAAGTTGCTGGCAACGGCGCGTGAACAGGGCTGGCCGGTGGCTCACACTCGCATCGTGTATGCGGACGATGGTGCTGATAACAATATCTTCAGCATCAAAGTCCCTGGCATGTTGGGTCTGACCGAAGACGCGCACAACAGCCACATCGTGCCGGAGCTGGCTCCTGCACCCGGTGAGTTTATCGTTCGCAAGAATGTGCCTTCGGCTTTCTTTGGTACACCCTTGGCCGCGTGGCTGACTCAACGTGGTGTGCAAACACTGCTGGTCGCCGGTGCCGTCACTAGCGGTTGCGTGCGTTCCAGCGTGGTTGATGCAATGCAACTGGGTTTCCGCCCCTTGGTGGTATCTGATTGCGTGGGTGACCGTGCGATTGGGCCACACGAGGCTAACCTGTTCGACATGCGTCAGAAGTACGCCACTGTGGCAACGCGTGAAGAGGCGATGAAGTTGATTGGAGTTTAA
- a CDS encoding ABC transporter ATP-binding protein yields MSEQGLEAIDLAVGYGRKQVASNLNLRVQTGQVVCLLGPNGSGKSTLLRTLLGLQPPLKGQVKVQGKPLGQWSARALARQLAYVPQAQESAFAFTVEQWVLLGCASELAWYTQPSAADRQWVGVCLERLGIGQLAQKRIDQISGGERQLCVIARALAQRSQFLIMDEPASSLDFANQLRVLDQVSHLRQEGLGVLLCTHQPEHAARVADWVILYRDGGILAQGQPRDMLSQASLRQLYQLPAHAFELPDWYARGA; encoded by the coding sequence ATGAGCGAACAAGGCTTGGAAGCGATTGATCTGGCTGTAGGCTACGGGCGCAAGCAAGTCGCCAGCAATTTGAATCTGCGTGTGCAGACCGGGCAGGTCGTCTGTTTGCTCGGACCCAATGGCAGCGGTAAGTCCACCTTGCTACGCACCTTGTTGGGCCTGCAGCCGCCTTTAAAAGGGCAGGTGAAGGTGCAGGGCAAGCCCCTGGGGCAATGGAGTGCGCGTGCCCTGGCCAGACAGCTGGCCTATGTACCGCAAGCGCAGGAGTCGGCCTTTGCCTTTACGGTAGAGCAATGGGTCTTGCTGGGTTGCGCCAGTGAGCTGGCCTGGTACACCCAACCGAGTGCGGCAGATCGGCAATGGGTAGGCGTTTGCCTGGAGCGTTTGGGCATAGGGCAACTGGCTCAAAAACGTATTGATCAGATCAGCGGTGGAGAGCGCCAGCTGTGCGTGATAGCACGTGCCTTGGCGCAGCGTTCGCAGTTCTTGATCATGGATGAACCCGCCTCCAGCCTGGACTTCGCGAATCAATTACGCGTGCTGGATCAGGTCTCACACTTGCGTCAGGAAGGTTTGGGTGTGCTCTTGTGTACGCATCAACCCGAACATGCGGCCCGCGTGGCGGACTGGGTGATCTTGTACCGGGATGGGGGCATATTGGCGCAGGGACAGCCCCGCGACATGCTTAGTCAGGCCAGTTTGCGCCAGCTGTACCAACTGCCAGCGCATGCCTTTGAACTACCGGATTGGTATGCGCGAGGGGCCTGA
- a CDS encoding MarR family winged helix-turn-helix transcriptional regulator, whose product MTDLSMKNHAELKQEERLEADEAEILGPVEEENAELYRRKLWSRPGFLVRRLNQIHYAMFYEECKSDLTPVQHGVLSVLMGSPWLDQTTIGYELGLDRTTSADVIRRLEEKGLLGRRINPEDRRSRQTYITEAGLAAMKEISTGMNRAQERLLDPLTAKQRQTFMTMLTRVVEHNNQYGRAALKNM is encoded by the coding sequence ATGACTGACTTATCCATGAAGAATCACGCCGAGCTAAAGCAAGAAGAACGACTGGAAGCCGACGAGGCCGAAATCCTGGGTCCAGTGGAAGAAGAAAATGCCGAGCTGTATCGACGCAAACTGTGGTCCCGGCCTGGTTTTCTGGTTCGCCGTCTTAACCAGATTCACTACGCCATGTTTTACGAGGAGTGCAAAAGTGACCTCACCCCTGTCCAGCACGGTGTCCTGTCCGTGTTGATGGGTTCACCCTGGTTGGATCAAACCACGATCGGCTACGAGCTGGGGCTGGATCGCACCACCTCGGCCGATGTCATCCGCAGGCTGGAGGAAAAGGGGTTGCTGGGGCGTCGTATCAACCCCGAAGACCGCCGCTCTCGCCAGACCTACATCACCGAAGCAGGACTGGCGGCGATGAAGGAGATCAGTACTGGCATGAACCGCGCCCAGGAACGACTGCTGGACCCACTGACCGCCAAGCAGCGTCAAACTTTTATGACCATGCTGACGCGCGTGGTGGAGCACAACAACCAATATGGTCGTGCTGCCCTGAAAAACATGTGA
- a CDS encoding alpha/beta fold hydrolase — MSTFLYGAHVHANGIRQHYLRFGGSVGGRDQRPAVIIVPGITSPAVTWGFVGEQFGKHFDTYIQDVRGRGLSEAAEGMDYSLDAQADDLIALAQALGLKDYIVVGHSMGARIGLRAAHKNSDGLNRLVMVDPPVSGPDRRAYPSKLPWYVDSMAMARKGCTAEDMRAFCPTWTEEQLQLRAQWLHTCHEPAILASFEGFHTDDIHVDFPHLKVPALLMTAERGDVVRDEDVAEIQQLAAGVQHVRVPNAGHMIPWDNEAGFYEAFGDFLGQRLV, encoded by the coding sequence ATGAGCACATTTTTGTACGGCGCTCATGTGCACGCTAATGGCATTCGTCAGCATTACCTGCGTTTTGGTGGTTCCGTCGGTGGGCGCGATCAGCGCCCTGCCGTCATCATCGTTCCCGGTATTACCAGCCCGGCGGTGACCTGGGGTTTTGTGGGCGAGCAGTTCGGCAAGCACTTCGATACCTACATTCAGGACGTGCGTGGTCGTGGTTTGAGTGAAGCAGCTGAAGGCATGGATTACAGCCTGGATGCGCAGGCGGATGACTTGATCGCACTGGCTCAAGCCTTGGGTTTGAAAGACTACATCGTGGTCGGCCACTCCATGGGTGCGCGCATTGGTTTGCGTGCGGCTCACAAGAACAGCGATGGCCTGAACCGTCTGGTCATGGTTGATCCGCCAGTGTCCGGCCCAGATCGTCGTGCCTATCCTTCCAAGTTGCCTTGGTATGTGGACTCCATGGCGATGGCTCGCAAGGGTTGTACCGCTGAAGACATGCGCGCGTTCTGCCCGACTTGGACCGAAGAGCAACTGCAGTTGCGTGCCCAGTGGCTGCACACCTGCCACGAGCCTGCGATTCTGGCCAGTTTCGAAGGCTTCCACACTGACGATATCCACGTTGACTTCCCGCATCTGAAAGTCCCCGCCTTGCTGATGACCGCCGAGCGTGGCGACGTGGTGCGCGATGAAGATGTAGCCGAGATTCAGCAACTGGCCGCTGGCGTGCAGCACGTTCGTGTGCCCAATGCGGGTCACATGATTCCTTGGGATAACGAAGCAGGCTTTTACGAAGCCTTCGGTGATTTCCTGGGCCAGCGCTTGGTGTGA
- a CDS encoding amidohydrolase family protein produces MKRIKKIALEEHFNAVGFEDYSKAFVKHIDSADARELMARLHDFDAQRLEVMDRAGIEYVVLSQTGPGVQVEKDVSVAIERSRQNNDFLAQQIARHPDRLGGFATLPMQDPAAAAQELTRAVQDLGLKGALVNGHTHGVYYDGREYDAFWETVQKLDVPFYLHPFDAYEMPHAYTGHPELMGATWGWGVETGTHALRMLFGGVFDRCPDVKLVLGHMGEGLPFQRWRYDSRFAVYPHGVTLKRKPSEYIGSNILITTSGVCSAPTLMGAIGEMGAEAVLFSVDYPYESTELAADFIEAAPMDDKTRELVCYGNAARLFKLDRS; encoded by the coding sequence GTGAAACGTATTAAAAAAATAGCACTGGAGGAGCACTTCAACGCCGTTGGCTTTGAGGATTATTCCAAGGCCTTTGTCAAACATATTGACAGTGCCGACGCGCGTGAACTGATGGCTCGTTTGCATGACTTCGACGCGCAGCGTCTGGAGGTGATGGATCGTGCCGGTATCGAGTACGTCGTGCTGTCGCAGACCGGCCCTGGGGTACAGGTGGAAAAGGATGTGTCCGTCGCTATCGAGCGTTCACGTCAGAACAATGATTTCCTGGCGCAGCAAATTGCCCGCCATCCCGATCGCCTGGGCGGCTTTGCCACTTTGCCCATGCAGGACCCGGCTGCCGCAGCACAAGAACTGACGCGCGCGGTGCAGGATCTGGGCTTGAAGGGCGCGTTGGTTAACGGTCACACGCATGGCGTGTACTACGACGGCCGCGAATATGATGCCTTCTGGGAAACCGTGCAGAAGCTGGATGTGCCGTTTTATCTGCATCCGTTCGACGCCTACGAAATGCCACACGCTTACACGGGCCACCCGGAGCTGATGGGCGCGACCTGGGGCTGGGGTGTAGAAACCGGCACCCACGCGCTGCGCATGTTGTTCGGTGGTGTGTTTGATCGTTGTCCGGACGTGAAGCTGGTGTTGGGCCATATGGGCGAAGGCCTACCATTCCAGCGCTGGCGCTACGACAGCCGTTTTGCGGTCTACCCGCACGGTGTCACCTTGAAGCGCAAGCCATCCGAGTACATCGGCAGCAATATTCTGATCACCACATCAGGTGTCTGTTCCGCCCCGACCTTGATGGGTGCGATTGGTGAAATGGGTGCTGAAGCCGTGCTGTTCTCGGTGGACTACCCTTACGAATCCACTGAGCTGGCGGCAGATTTCATCGAAGCAGCGCCTATGGATGACAAGACACGCGAGTTGGTGTGCTACGGCAACGCTGCCCGTCTGTTCAAGCTGGACCGGAGCTGA